One region of Streptomyces rishiriensis genomic DNA includes:
- a CDS encoding CTP synthase: MTPKSTTTKHIFVTGGVASSLGKGLTASSLGMLLKARGLRVVMQKLDPYLNVDPGTMNPFQHGEVFVTNDGAETDLDIGHYERFLDRDLDGSANVTTGQIYSTVIAKERRGEYLGDTVQVIPHITNEIKHRIRRMATDEVDVVITEVGGTVGDIESLPFLETVRQVRHEVGRDNVFVVHISLLPYIGPSGELKTKPTQHSVAALRNIGIQPDAIVLRCDREVPTAIKRKISLMCDVDEDAVVACPDARSIYDIPKTVHGEGLDAYVVRKLDLPFRDVDWTTWDDLLDRVHNPDHEITLALVGKYIDLPDAYLSVTEALRAGGFANKARVKIKWVTSDDCKTPAGAKAQLEDVDGICIPGGFGDRGVLGKVGAIRYARENRIPLLGLCLGLQCIVIEAARNLADIGDANSTEFDPATGHPVISTMAEQLDIVAGEGDMGGTMRLGMYPAKLAEGSIVREVYDGKEYVEERHRHRYEVNNAYRAELEKKAGILFSGTSPDGKLVEYVEYPRDVHPYLVATQAHPELRSRPTRPHPLFAGLVKAAVQRTVEAEKASK; the protein is encoded by the coding sequence ATGACGCCCAAATCCACGACGACCAAGCACATCTTCGTCACCGGGGGTGTCGCCTCCTCGCTCGGCAAGGGTCTGACCGCCTCCAGCCTCGGCATGCTGCTGAAGGCGCGGGGTCTGCGCGTCGTGATGCAGAAGCTCGACCCATACCTGAATGTCGACCCGGGCACGATGAACCCCTTCCAGCACGGTGAGGTGTTCGTCACCAACGACGGCGCGGAAACCGACCTGGACATCGGACACTACGAGCGCTTCCTCGATCGTGACTTGGACGGCTCCGCCAATGTCACTACAGGCCAGATCTACTCGACGGTGATCGCCAAGGAGCGGCGCGGCGAGTACCTGGGCGACACCGTGCAGGTCATCCCGCACATCACCAACGAGATCAAGCACCGCATCCGCCGTATGGCGACGGACGAGGTCGACGTCGTGATCACCGAGGTCGGCGGCACGGTCGGCGACATCGAGTCGCTGCCGTTCCTGGAGACGGTCCGCCAGGTCCGTCACGAGGTCGGCCGGGACAACGTCTTCGTGGTGCACATCTCGCTCCTGCCCTACATCGGTCCCTCGGGTGAGCTGAAGACCAAGCCGACCCAGCACTCGGTCGCGGCGCTCCGGAACATCGGCATCCAGCCCGACGCGATCGTGCTGCGCTGCGACCGCGAGGTGCCGACCGCGATCAAGCGCAAGATCTCGCTGATGTGCGACGTCGACGAGGACGCGGTGGTGGCCTGCCCGGACGCCCGCTCGATCTACGACATCCCGAAGACCGTGCACGGCGAGGGCCTGGACGCCTACGTCGTCCGCAAGCTGGACCTGCCGTTCCGCGATGTGGACTGGACGACCTGGGACGACCTGCTCGACCGCGTCCACAACCCCGACCACGAGATCACCCTCGCCCTGGTCGGGAAGTACATCGACCTGCCCGACGCCTATCTCTCGGTCACCGAGGCGCTGCGCGCCGGCGGCTTCGCCAACAAGGCCCGCGTGAAGATCAAGTGGGTCACGTCGGACGACTGCAAGACCCCGGCGGGCGCCAAGGCGCAGCTCGAGGACGTCGACGGCATCTGCATCCCGGGCGGCTTCGGCGACCGCGGGGTGCTCGGCAAGGTCGGCGCGATCCGCTACGCCCGCGAGAACCGGATCCCGCTGCTCGGTCTGTGCCTGGGCCTCCAGTGCATCGTGATCGAGGCCGCGCGCAACCTCGCCGACATCGGCGACGCCAACTCCACCGAGTTCGACCCGGCCACCGGCCACCCTGTCATCTCCACCATGGCCGAGCAGCTCGACATCGTGGCCGGCGAGGGCGACATGGGCGGAACGATGCGTCTGGGCATGTACCCGGCCAAGCTGGCCGAGGGCTCCATCGTCCGTGAGGTGTACGACGGCAAGGAGTACGTCGAGGAGCGGCACCGGCACCGCTACGAGGTGAACAACGCCTACCGCGCCGAGCTCGAGAAGAAGGCGGGCATCCTGTTCTCCGGCACCTCGCCGGACGGCAAGCTCGTCGAGTACGTGGAGTACCCGCGCGACGTCCACCCGTACCTGGTCGCCACGCAGGCCCACCCCGAGCTGCGCTCGCGGCCCACGCGTCCGCACCCGCTGTTCGCCGGCCTCGTGAAGGCCGCGGTCCAGCGGACCGTCGAGGCGGAGAAGGCTTCGAAGTAA
- a CDS encoding segregation and condensation protein A codes for MTSNDVPVPGPGAAAGRRRALGRGPGTAPEPPLPEAAPEPVVPEPDPARVAPEPGAAVPEPEPEPDPDVREPAEAESVGPESEAPEPSVPEAAPEPVVPEPVVTDSVPESVVPDTVQPGSVAPEPVPEARDAPDGVFKVRLANFEGPFDLLLQLISKHKLDVTEVALSKVTDEFMAHIRAMGPDWDLDQTTEFLVVAATLLDLKAARLLPAAEVEDEADLALLEARDLLFARLLQYRAYKRVADIFTHRLEREARRYPRTVGLEPHHAELLPEVVISIGPEGFARLAVKAMQPRAKPQVYVDHIHAPLVSVQEQAGIVVARLRELGEASFRTLVADTEDTLTVVARFLALLELYREKAVALDQETALGELLVRWTGGDGNARPMVTDEFDRPPEEPEKETRT; via the coding sequence ATGACCTCGAACGACGTTCCCGTCCCCGGCCCCGGCGCAGCAGCCGGCCGTCGCCGTGCGCTGGGGCGGGGCCCAGGGACGGCACCGGAACCCCCCCTGCCCGAGGCGGCGCCGGAACCCGTCGTGCCGGAGCCGGATCCGGCACGCGTCGCGCCGGAGCCCGGGGCGGCCGTACCGGAACCGGAACCGGAGCCCGATCCTGACGTGCGGGAGCCGGCGGAAGCGGAATCCGTCGGGCCGGAATCGGAGGCTCCGGAACCCTCCGTGCCCGAGGCGGCGCCGGAACCCGTCGTGCCGGAGCCGGTCGTAACGGACAGCGTGCCGGAATCCGTCGTACCGGACACCGTTCAGCCGGGATCCGTGGCCCCCGAACCGGTTCCCGAGGCCCGGGATGCTCCCGACGGGGTGTTCAAGGTCCGTCTCGCCAACTTCGAGGGGCCCTTCGATCTGCTGCTCCAGTTGATCTCCAAGCACAAGCTGGACGTCACCGAGGTCGCGCTGTCGAAGGTCACCGACGAGTTCATGGCGCACATCCGGGCGATGGGTCCCGACTGGGACCTGGACCAGACGACCGAGTTCCTGGTCGTGGCCGCCACGCTGCTCGATCTCAAGGCCGCCCGGCTGCTGCCCGCCGCGGAGGTCGAGGACGAGGCCGACCTGGCCCTGCTGGAGGCCCGGGACCTGCTGTTCGCCCGGCTGCTCCAGTACCGGGCCTACAAGCGGGTCGCCGACATCTTCACGCACCGGCTGGAGCGCGAGGCCCGGCGCTATCCCCGTACCGTCGGCCTCGAGCCGCACCACGCGGAGCTGCTGCCCGAGGTCGTCATCAGCATCGGCCCCGAGGGGTTCGCGAGGCTCGCGGTCAAGGCGATGCAGCCCCGGGCGAAGCCGCAGGTGTACGTCGACCACATCCATGCGCCGCTGGTGAGCGTGCAGGAGCAGGCCGGGATCGTCGTCGCACGGCTCCGGGAGCTCGGCGAGGCCAGCTTCCGCACGCTGGTGGCGGACACCGAGGACACCCTCACCGTCGTGGCCCGCTTCCTGGCGCTGCTCGAGCTGTACCGGGAGAAGGCGGTCGCGCTCGACCAGGAGACCGCCCTCGGTGAGCTGCTGGTGCGCTGGACCGGCGGGGACGGCAACGCGCGGCCGATGGTCACGGACGAGTTCGACCGGCCGCCCGAGGAACCCGAGAAGGAGACGAGGACGTGA
- a CDS encoding tetratricopeptide repeat protein, whose amino-acid sequence MTDQAVDTGGVQLSGHAATEGHFLGRVRELKELRADIERTGLDTISGKKAPRARVLLIAGRPGSGRTALAEELVRQVADRYPDGVLRARLAEPDGTPVPVERAARELLTALHVPTPPGADEDDLAALLREALAKRRVLLLLDDAAGAEQVDALLPDTPQCLLVAVSAGPLTGIADVRPCTLGGLDTKSALELLSRYTGSVRITVDPRSAESLVEACQGQPAALTLAGGWLAARPQAAVADLAKQLHAEGDEGSPLSRVFRLVHAALPAPAARILRLLCLAPAGLADPHTASALAGCSVGAARTTLDDLAVLGLLRPVDSPLPQYEVPACLYPLLRAAAESHDRPAELQLARARMLERTVRLLQSCRAITETDNPQAREKLQGLPGALRFPSPRAASDWLRGRRPALLASARLAVADGELDTLARRLMSQLVRAMVAHFGTQAAAPDLYGVHQLVLDVAERRGLPREKAAALLNLADVDARTGRTAEALGRYRAALDAGREANDPYAIGRAMESVGGAHLELGDYDRAADWFGRALAQRLARDERADAARLYGRIATAHTYAGRYGEAQRAWRAAAANHRKNGDVGAHARALSELARVQEYAGRPEESLRTCQEAVEWARSAEDTRLQAAVQLRLADTLERLGDPVAAALHRSAAERILGEELPDPEPEPQPSEPASPAGSPSEAEPEPEAEPKAEPRAESEPGPGPEPEPGPGSGPESGPERPDLLEHRANTYEIRSAPAED is encoded by the coding sequence GTGACGGATCAGGCAGTGGACACAGGCGGCGTGCAGCTGTCGGGACACGCTGCGACAGAGGGCCATTTCCTGGGCAGAGTCCGGGAGTTGAAGGAACTGCGCGCCGACATCGAGCGCACGGGGCTGGACACCATCTCCGGGAAGAAGGCACCACGCGCGCGCGTGCTCCTGATCGCCGGGCGGCCCGGCTCCGGGCGTACGGCGCTCGCCGAGGAGCTCGTCCGGCAGGTCGCCGACCGCTACCCGGACGGCGTCCTGCGCGCCCGCCTCGCCGAACCCGACGGCACGCCCGTGCCGGTCGAGCGGGCCGCCCGTGAACTGCTCACCGCGCTGCACGTGCCGACCCCGCCGGGCGCCGACGAGGACGATCTCGCGGCCCTCCTGCGCGAGGCCCTGGCGAAGCGCCGCGTGCTGCTCCTGCTCGACGACGCGGCCGGCGCCGAACAGGTCGACGCGCTGCTCCCGGACACCCCTCAGTGCCTGCTCGTCGCCGTCTCCGCCGGACCGCTCACCGGCATCGCGGACGTCCGCCCCTGCACCCTGGGCGGCCTCGACACCAAGTCCGCCCTCGAACTGCTGAGCCGGTACACCGGCTCGGTCCGCATCACCGTCGACCCGCGCTCCGCCGAGAGCCTCGTGGAGGCCTGCCAGGGCCAGCCGGCCGCACTGACCCTGGCGGGCGGCTGGCTCGCCGCCCGCCCCCAGGCGGCCGTCGCCGACCTCGCCAAGCAACTCCACGCGGAGGGCGACGAGGGCTCCCCGCTCAGCCGGGTCTTCCGGCTCGTGCACGCCGCGCTGCCCGCCCCCGCCGCCCGGATACTGCGACTGCTCTGCCTGGCCCCGGCCGGCCTGGCGGACCCGCACACCGCCTCCGCGCTGGCCGGCTGCTCGGTGGGCGCCGCCCGCACCACCCTGGACGATCTCGCCGTCCTGGGGCTGCTGCGGCCCGTGGACTCCCCGCTGCCCCAGTACGAGGTGCCCGCCTGTCTGTACCCCCTGCTGCGCGCCGCCGCCGAGAGCCACGACCGCCCGGCCGAGCTCCAGCTGGCCCGCGCCCGCATGCTGGAGCGCACGGTGCGGCTGCTCCAGTCCTGCCGGGCCATCACCGAGACCGACAACCCCCAGGCCCGCGAGAAGCTCCAGGGCCTGCCCGGCGCCCTGCGCTTCCCCAGCCCGCGCGCGGCCTCCGACTGGCTGCGGGGCCGGCGACCCGCCCTGCTCGCCTCGGCCCGCCTCGCGGTCGCCGACGGCGAGCTGGACACCCTGGCCCGCCGGCTGATGTCCCAGCTGGTCAGGGCGATGGTCGCGCACTTCGGCACCCAGGCGGCGGCGCCCGATCTGTACGGCGTCCACCAGCTCGTCCTGGACGTGGCCGAGCGCCGCGGCCTGCCCCGTGAGAAGGCCGCCGCCCTGCTGAACCTCGCCGACGTCGACGCCAGGACCGGCCGCACGGCGGAGGCCCTCGGACGCTACCGGGCCGCTCTGGACGCCGGACGCGAGGCGAACGACCCGTATGCGATCGGTCGCGCGATGGAATCCGTAGGCGGCGCGCATCTCGAGCTCGGGGACTACGACCGGGCCGCCGACTGGTTCGGACGGGCCCTCGCCCAGCGGCTGGCCCGCGACGAGCGGGCGGACGCCGCCCGGCTCTACGGCCGTATCGCCACCGCGCACACCTACGCGGGCCGCTACGGCGAGGCGCAGCGGGCCTGGCGGGCAGCCGCCGCCAACCACCGCAAGAACGGCGACGTCGGCGCGCACGCGCGGGCCCTGAGCGAACTGGCCCGGGTCCAGGAGTACGCGGGGCGCCCCGAGGAGTCGCTGCGCACCTGCCAGGAGGCGGTGGAGTGGGCCCGAAGCGCCGAGGACACGCGTCTCCAGGCCGCCGTGCAGCTGCGGCTGGCTGACACCCTGGAGCGCCTCGGCGACCCGGTGGCGGCCGCCCTGCACCGGAGCGCTGCCGAGCGCATCCTGGGAGAGGAGCTCCCGGACCCCGAGCCGGAGCCGCAGCCGTCGGAGCCGGCATCGCCGGCCGGATCGCCGTCGGAAGCGGAACCGGAACCGGAAGCGGAACCGAAGGCAGAACCCCGAGCGGAGTCGGAACCCGGTCCAGGGCCGGAGCCGGAGCCGGGACCCGGATCGGGGCCCGAGTCGGGGCCGGAACGGCCCGATCTCCTGGAACACCGCGCTAACACCTACGAAATCCGCAGTGCACCCGCTGAAGATTGA
- a CDS encoding NUDIX domain-containing protein — protein sequence MTIKDTPEAWEVRSSETPFVGNKTSVRTDEVVMPDGSVVRRDFQVHPGSVAVLALDEEDRVLLIKQYRHPVGQKLWEVPAGLLDVPGENPLHAAQRELYEEAHVKAEDWRVLTDVYPTAGGCDESVRIFLARDLSEADGERFAVEDEEADMEHARVPVDELVRGVLAGDLHSNCLVVGVLSLVAARTGDGLDALRPAEAPWPARPFEA from the coding sequence ATGACGATCAAGGACACCCCCGAGGCGTGGGAGGTCCGGTCGAGCGAGACCCCCTTCGTCGGCAACAAGACCTCCGTCCGCACGGACGAGGTGGTCATGCCCGACGGTTCGGTGGTCCGCCGGGACTTCCAGGTCCACCCGGGTTCCGTGGCCGTCCTCGCCCTCGACGAGGAGGACCGTGTCCTGCTCATCAAGCAGTACCGCCACCCCGTGGGTCAGAAGCTGTGGGAGGTCCCGGCCGGTCTGCTCGACGTGCCCGGTGAGAACCCGCTGCACGCCGCCCAGCGCGAGCTGTACGAGGAGGCGCACGTCAAGGCCGAGGACTGGCGGGTACTGACGGACGTCTACCCCACCGCGGGCGGCTGTGACGAGTCGGTGCGCATCTTCCTGGCCCGCGACCTGTCCGAGGCCGACGGGGAGCGCTTCGCGGTGGAGGACGAGGAGGCCGACATGGAGCACGCGCGGGTGCCGGTCGACGAGCTCGTCCGCGGCGTGCTCGCGGGCGACCTGCACAGCAACTGCCTCGTCGTGGGCGTCCTCTCCCTGGTCGCCGCACGCACCGGCGACGGGCTCGACGCGCTGCGTCCGGCCGAGGCGCCCTGGCCGGCCCGCCCGTTCGAGGCGTGA
- a CDS encoding glycoside hydrolase family 15 protein, protein MAGRIEDYALIGDMQTAALVCRDGTVDWLCLPRFDSHAIFAGLLGTEEHGFWRLGPAHASDAAPPRAARRTYRGDSLILESEWDTPRGTVRVTDFMPPRDGAPQLIRIVEGVSGRVPMRSALRMRFSYGRVVPWVHKHEGRTVAVAGPDSVWFDTECETYGKSLTTYADFTVAPGDRIAFTISWEPSHKQPPPLPEPEQSLQATEDFWREWVEHCTYHGPYREAVIRSLITLKALTYGPTGGIVAAPTTSLPEDIGGVRNWDYRYTWLRDAAITLSSLLRTGYREEARAWREWLLRAVAGDPENLQIMYGIAGERELGEAELDWLPGYENSGPVRVGNGAAHQLQLDVYGEVTEALHLGHMTGLARNDYASLLQLKLIRYLEQHWDEPDEGIWEVRGPRRHFVHSKVMAWVAVDRTIKLIESGDADGPLEKWRELRDDIHRDVCEKGYDKERNTFTQSYGSKELDASLLLIPQMGFLPPDDKRVIGTIEAIQRELSTPDGFILRYPTSGGDEGVDGLPGDEGAFLACSFWMADDLAMIGRVDEARKLFEKLLSLRNDLGLLAEEWDPRLQRQVGNFPQAFSHVPLIDTALRLTASGAYGG, encoded by the coding sequence GTGGCCGGGCGCATCGAAGACTACGCACTCATCGGAGACATGCAGACCGCCGCACTGGTCTGCCGGGACGGCACAGTCGACTGGCTGTGCCTGCCCCGCTTCGACTCGCACGCGATCTTCGCAGGTCTGCTCGGCACCGAGGAACACGGGTTCTGGCGCCTCGGGCCCGCGCATGCCTCCGACGCGGCGCCACCGCGCGCGGCCCGGCGCACCTACCGGGGCGACTCGCTCATCCTGGAGTCCGAGTGGGACACCCCGCGCGGCACGGTCCGGGTGACCGATTTCATGCCTCCCCGGGACGGCGCGCCCCAGCTGATCCGCATCGTCGAGGGCGTCTCGGGCCGCGTGCCGATGCGTTCCGCGCTGCGGATGCGGTTCTCCTACGGCCGGGTCGTGCCGTGGGTGCACAAGCACGAGGGCCGCACGGTGGCCGTCGCGGGCCCGGACTCCGTCTGGTTCGACACCGAGTGCGAGACCTACGGAAAATCACTGACCACGTACGCCGACTTCACGGTCGCGCCGGGTGACCGGATCGCGTTCACGATCTCGTGGGAGCCCTCGCACAAACAGCCACCCCCGCTGCCCGAGCCCGAGCAGTCGCTCCAGGCGACCGAGGACTTCTGGCGCGAGTGGGTCGAGCACTGCACGTACCACGGCCCCTACCGGGAGGCCGTGATCCGCTCGCTGATCACGCTCAAGGCGCTGACCTACGGCCCGACCGGCGGCATCGTGGCCGCGCCCACCACCTCCCTGCCCGAGGACATCGGCGGCGTCCGCAACTGGGACTACCGCTACACCTGGCTGCGCGACGCGGCCATCACGCTGTCCTCGCTGCTGCGCACCGGCTACCGCGAGGAGGCCCGCGCCTGGCGCGAGTGGCTGCTGCGGGCCGTCGCGGGCGACCCCGAGAACCTGCAGATCATGTACGGCATCGCGGGCGAGCGCGAGCTGGGCGAGGCCGAGCTGGACTGGCTGCCCGGCTACGAGAACTCCGGCCCGGTCCGGGTCGGCAACGGCGCCGCGCACCAGCTCCAGCTGGACGTCTACGGCGAGGTCACCGAGGCCCTGCACCTGGGCCACATGACGGGCCTGGCCCGCAACGACTACGCCTCGCTGCTCCAGCTCAAGCTCATCCGCTACCTGGAGCAGCACTGGGACGAGCCGGACGAGGGCATCTGGGAGGTGCGCGGTCCGCGCCGGCACTTCGTGCACTCCAAGGTCATGGCCTGGGTCGCCGTCGACCGCACGATCAAGCTGATCGAGTCGGGCGACGCCGACGGCCCGCTGGAGAAGTGGCGCGAGCTGCGCGACGACATCCACCGGGACGTGTGCGAGAAGGGTTACGACAAGGAACGCAACACCTTCACGCAGTCGTACGGCTCCAAGGAGCTGGACGCGTCCCTGCTGCTCATCCCGCAGATGGGCTTCCTGCCCCCGGACGACAAGCGCGTGATCGGCACCATCGAGGCGATCCAGCGCGAGCTGTCCACCCCGGACGGCTTCATCCTGCGCTACCCCACCTCGGGCGGCGACGAGGGCGTCGACGGCCTGCCCGGTGACGAAGGCGCCTTCCTGGCCTGCTCGTTCTGGATGGCGGACGACCTCGCGATGATCGGCCGGGTGGACGAGGCCCGCAAGCTGTTCGAGAAGCTGCTCTCCCTGCGCAACGACCTCGGTCTGCTCGCCGAGGAGTGGGACCCCCGTCTCCAGCGCCAGGTCGGCAACTTCCCGCAGGCCTTCAGCCACGTCCCGCTGATCGACACGGCCCTGCGTCTGACGGCGTCGGGAGCCTACGGCGGCTGA
- a CDS encoding ParA family protein, with the protein MPTRAEVSAGLEAVGSVAVRTFAAHQSQRSPHVALSAHQSMDGHYVNAMAGDGSGAPRNHFADYDELPDGHFYDPDAEYEPDPEYAATLAPDAARQRRERVGPTGRPLPYFPIPGPLTQHGPATIIAMCNQKGGVGKTTSTINLGAALAEYGRRVLLVDFDPQGALSVGLGVNPMELDLTVYNLLMERGMAADEVLLKTAVPNMDLLPSNIDLSAAEVQLVSEVARESTLQRALKPLMDDYDYIVIDCQPSLGLLTVNALTAAHKVIVPLECEFFALRGVALLTETIEKVQERLNPDLELDGILATMYDSRTVHSREVLARVVEAFDDHVYHTVIGRTVRFPETTVAGEPITTYASNSVGAAAYRQLAREVLARCHAE; encoded by the coding sequence ATGCCGACGCGGGCCGAGGTCTCCGCGGGGCTCGAGGCTGTCGGCTCCGTCGCTGTCCGAACCTTCGCAGCCCACCAGAGCCAGCGCAGCCCCCATGTGGCTCTGTCAGCACACCAGAGCATGGATGGCCATTACGTGAACGCCATGGCCGGCGACGGAAGTGGCGCGCCCCGCAACCACTTCGCCGACTACGACGAACTGCCCGACGGGCATTTCTACGACCCCGATGCCGAGTACGAGCCGGATCCGGAGTACGCGGCCACGCTCGCGCCCGACGCGGCCCGACAGCGCCGTGAGCGCGTCGGTCCGACCGGACGCCCGCTGCCGTACTTCCCGATCCCGGGCCCGCTGACCCAGCACGGCCCCGCGACGATCATCGCGATGTGCAACCAGAAGGGCGGCGTGGGCAAGACGACGTCGACCATCAACCTGGGTGCCGCGCTCGCGGAGTACGGCCGGCGCGTGCTGCTCGTGGACTTCGACCCGCAGGGCGCGCTGTCGGTCGGTCTCGGCGTCAACCCGATGGAGCTCGACCTCACCGTCTACAACCTGCTCATGGAGCGGGGCATGGCGGCGGACGAGGTGCTCCTGAAGACGGCGGTCCCCAACATGGACCTGCTGCCCAGCAACATCGACCTGTCGGCCGCCGAGGTCCAGCTGGTCTCCGAGGTCGCGCGCGAGTCCACGCTCCAGCGTGCGCTCAAGCCGCTGATGGACGACTACGACTACATCGTCATCGACTGTCAGCCCTCGCTCGGTCTGCTCACCGTCAACGCCCTGACGGCCGCTCACAAGGTGATCGTGCCGCTGGAGTGCGAGTTCTTCGCCCTCCGGGGTGTGGCGCTGCTGACCGAGACCATCGAGAAGGTCCAGGAACGGCTCAACCCGGACCTGGAACTCGACGGGATCCTCGCCACGATGTACGACTCGCGCACCGTGCACAGCCGTGAGGTGCTGGCGCGGGTCGTCGAGGCCTTCGACGACCACGTCTACCACACGGTCATCGGGCGCACGGTCCGCTTCCCGGAGACCACGGTCGCCGGTGAGCCGATCACCACGTACGCCTCCAACTCCGTCGGCGCCGCCGCCTACCGTCAGCTCGCCAGGGAGGTGCTCGCCCGGTGTCACGCCGAGTGA
- the ald gene encoding alanine dehydrogenase — MIHVKVGIPREVKNNEFRVAITPAGVHELVRHGHQVVVERNAGVGSSITDEEYVAAGARILETADEVWATADLLLKVKEPVAEEYHRLRKDQTLFTYLHLAASKECTDALVASGTTAIAYETVELPSRALPLLAPMSEVAGRLAPQVGAYHLMRANGGRGVLPGGVPGVLAAKAVVIGGGVSGWNAAQIAIGMGFHVTLLDRDINKLKEADKIFGTKIQTVVSNAFELEKACLEADLVIGAVLIPGAKAPKLVTNELVSRMKPGSVLVDIAIDQGGCFEDSRPTTHAEPTFPVHESVFYCVANMPGAVPNTSTYALTNATLPYIVELADKGWVEALRRDAALAKGLNTHDGKVVYREVAEAHGLEHVELDQLLG; from the coding sequence GTGATCCACGTGAAGGTCGGCATCCCCCGCGAGGTCAAGAACAACGAGTTCCGGGTGGCCATCACCCCCGCCGGTGTGCACGAACTGGTGCGCCACGGCCACCAGGTGGTCGTCGAACGCAACGCCGGTGTCGGCTCGTCCATCACGGACGAGGAGTACGTGGCCGCCGGCGCGCGCATCCTCGAGACCGCCGACGAGGTGTGGGCCACGGCCGACCTGCTGCTGAAGGTCAAGGAGCCCGTCGCCGAGGAGTACCACCGCCTGCGCAAGGACCAGACGCTCTTCACCTACCTGCACCTGGCCGCGTCCAAGGAGTGCACGGACGCCCTCGTCGCGTCCGGCACCACGGCGATCGCCTACGAGACCGTCGAACTGCCGAGCCGCGCGCTGCCGCTGCTCGCCCCGATGTCCGAGGTCGCGGGCCGGCTGGCCCCCCAGGTCGGCGCCTACCACCTGATGCGGGCCAACGGCGGCCGCGGTGTGCTGCCCGGCGGCGTCCCGGGCGTGCTGGCCGCCAAGGCGGTCGTCATCGGCGGCGGTGTCTCCGGCTGGAACGCGGCGCAGATCGCCATCGGCATGGGCTTCCACGTGACGCTGCTCGACCGCGACATCAACAAGCTCAAGGAGGCCGACAAGATCTTCGGCACGAAGATCCAGACGGTCGTCTCCAACGCCTTCGAACTCGAGAAGGCCTGCCTCGAGGCCGACCTCGTCATCGGCGCCGTCCTCATCCCGGGCGCCAAGGCCCCCAAGCTGGTCACCAACGAGCTCGTGTCCCGGATGAAGCCGGGAAGTGTCCTTGTCGACATCGCGATCGATCAGGGCGGCTGCTTCGAGGACTCCCGTCCGACCACCCACGCCGAGCCGACCTTCCCGGTCCACGAGTCGGTCTTCTACTGCGTCGCCAACATGCCCGGCGCGGTCCCCAACACCTCCACCTACGCGCTCACCAACGCCACGCTGCCGTACATCGTCGAACTCGCCGACAAGGGCTGGGTGGAGGCGCTGCGCCGCGATGCCGCGCTGGCCAAGGGCCTCAACACCCATGACGGCAAGGTCGTTTACCGCGAGGTCGCGGAGGCGCACGGCCTGGAGCACGTGGAGCTCGACCAGCTGCTCGGCTGA